AATGACGTTCGCTTGCACCATCCGGTCCATCCCGGCAATGCCGATGGCGGACAACAGGGCGCCGATGGTGGTGGGGATGAGGCAGACGAGCAGCGCGATCAGCACCGTGACGGAGACGGGGCTCCCCTGCCGCGCCGCGGCGACGCTGTAGAGCGAGAACGGCAGCAGGGTGACGGTGGCGAGGAGAAACACGATGGTCAACGCCGCCAGCAGAATGTTGAGCGCGATCTCGTTCGGCGTCTTCTGACGCCTGGCGCCCTCCACCATGGCGATCATCCGGTCGAGAAAGCTCTCGCCCGTGCCGGCCGTCACGCGAATGACGAGCCAGTCGGACAGTACTTTCGTGCCGCCCGTCACCGCGCTGCGATCACCCCCGCTTTCCCGAATGACCGGCGCGCTCTCGCCGGTGATCGCGCTTTCGTTCACCGAGGCGACCCCCTCGATCACCTCGCCGTCGGCCGGGATGAGTTCCCCGGCCTCGACGAGCACCACGTCGCCCCTGACGAGCCGATCGGCGGAGATTGCGCTGAACGCGCCGTTCTGTTGGAATAACCGGCGCAGGCCCGCAGGACCATCGGAGCCGGACTCGTTTCTGACCAGTTTCCTGGCCGTTAATTCCTGCCGGGCCTTCCGCAACGAATTCGCTTGCGCCTTGCCTCGCCCTTCGGCCATCGCTTCGGCGAAGTTGGCAAAGAGGACGGTGAACCAGAGCCACAGGGCAATGGACAGGATAAAGCCGGCCGGCGCTTCTCCGGTCCCAACCATGGCCTGGACGAACAAGCCGGTCGTTACGAGGCCGCCCACCCAAACCACGAACATGACGGGGTTCTTGAGCTGATGGCGTGGATCCAGCTTCCGAAATGCGTCGCACAACGCCGGTCGAACGATGGCGGCTTCAAAGAGCGAGCGTCCTTTGGTCTGGGCGGTCATCGGTCGATGCTCCGCAGCGTCACGGCCGCGCGGCCATGGCCAGATGCTCGACGATCGGTCCGAGCGCCAGAGCCGGGAGGAAGGTCAAGGCGCCGACCATGATCACGACTCCGATCAGGAGCACCACAAACAGCGGGGTATGAGTCGGTAATGTGCCGGGGCCCGGGGGCACGAGCTTCTTTCGCGCCAGGGAGCCGGCCAAAGCCAGCGTCGGCAGGGCCAGCCAGAACCGGGAGATCAACATCGCCACGCCGCCGGTCAGGTTGTAGAAGGGCGTATTCACGTTGAGTCCGGCAAAGGCGCTGCCGTTGTTATTGCCCTGGGACGTATACGCGTAGAGGATCTCGCTGAACCCGTGCGCGCCGGGGTTCAAGATCGAGGAGCGGCCTGTCGTGGTGGCGGTCGCGATGGCGGTGAATCCGAGCACCACGATGGGCATGATCAGCACGAGCAGAGCGGCCATCTTCATCTCGTAGGGTTCGATCTTCTTCCCCAGATATTCGGGCGTCCGGCCGACCATCAAGCCCGCGATGAAGACGGCGATCAGGGCAAACACGATCATCCCGTAGAGCCCGGACCCCACCCCGCCGAAAACCACCTCTCCGAATTGCATGAGCAGCAACGGCACGAGCCCGCCCACCGGCGTGTAGGAATCGTGCATCGAGTTCACCGACCCGTTGGACGCAGCCGTGGTGGCGGCCGACCACAGAACGGAATTGACGATCCCGAATCGGGTTTCCTTCCCTTCCATGTTGCCGCCGGCCTGTTCGGTCCCGGGCTGCTGGTCAATTCCCAGCGCCGTGAAGACCGGGTTCCCGCTTTGCTCGGCCCACAACCCAAGCGGAATGAAACAGAGCAAGAGAATGGTCATCGCGGAAAGCAAGGCCCACCCCTGTCGCGTCTCCCCGACCATCATCCCGAAGGTGTAACAGAGGGCGGCAGGGATCAGCAGAATGCCGAGCAGTTCCAACACATTCGACAACGGGGTCGGGTTCTCGAACGGATGGGCCGAGTTGACGTTGAAGAACCCGCCGCCGTTGGTGCCGAGTTGCTTGATCGCGATCTGCGAGGCCGACGGGCCGACGGCAAGGATCTGTTCGGCTGTCACCGCCGGCTCTGTCTGGGGTTGGCCCCGGTCATCGAGGACCGGCCGGCCCAAGGCATCCATCACAGGCTTGGCAGAGTTGACGGGTTGCAGCAACGTGACGGTCTGGTACGAATTCATAGTCTGCACGACACCTTGGGACACCAAGAGGAGCGCGAACAGCGTGGCGAGCGGCAGAAGAATGTAGAGTAGGCTCCGCACCAGGTCCGTCCAAAAATTGCCGATGGTCTGCGCGCTGCGTCGCGCCAAGCCGCGGATCAAGGCGATGAGCACCGCCATGCCGGTCGCGGCCGACACAAAATTCTGCACGGTGAGACCCAGCATCTGTGTCAGATAGCTGAGCGTCGTCTCTCCCCCGTAGGCCTGCCAGTTCGTGTTCGTGACAAAGCTGACCGCGGTGTTGAACGCAAGATCAGGGGCCACGCCTCCCACGCCCTCGGGATTCACCGGCAAGACCCCTTGCAGCCGTTGCAATCCATATAGGACCAA
The DNA window shown above is from Nitrospira tepida and carries:
- the kdpA gene encoding potassium-transporting ATPase subunit KdpA codes for the protein MTANGLGQIGLFFLVLLALVKPLGWYMALVYEGRPCAVDRILGPVERGFYRLCGVRADEEMDWRTYALAMLLFNAAGLLVLYGLQRLQGVLPVNPEGVGGVAPDLAFNTAVSFVTNTNWQAYGGETTLSYLTQMLGLTVQNFVSAATGMAVLIALIRGLARRSAQTIGNFWTDLVRSLLYILLPLATLFALLLVSQGVVQTMNSYQTVTLLQPVNSAKPVMDALGRPVLDDRGQPQTEPAVTAEQILAVGPSASQIAIKQLGTNGGGFFNVNSAHPFENPTPLSNVLELLGILLIPAALCYTFGMMVGETRQGWALLSAMTILLLCFIPLGLWAEQSGNPVFTALGIDQQPGTEQAGGNMEGKETRFGIVNSVLWSAATTAASNGSVNSMHDSYTPVGGLVPLLLMQFGEVVFGGVGSGLYGMIVFALIAVFIAGLMVGRTPEYLGKKIEPYEMKMAALLVLIMPIVVLGFTAIATATTTGRSSILNPGAHGFSEILYAYTSQGNNNGSAFAGLNVNTPFYNLTGGVAMLISRFWLALPTLALAGSLARKKLVPPGPGTLPTHTPLFVVLLIGVVIMVGALTFLPALALGPIVEHLAMAARP